The following are encoded in a window of Salinibacter ruber DSM 13855 genomic DNA:
- a CDS encoding homoserine kinase: MDDEVTAFAPASMGNVAVGYDVLGGALSGLGDRVTVRRLETPTVRVGSITGRVPDLPTTPADNTATVALQSLRDAAGMNGGFEVSIEKGIPLGSGLGGSAASAVGAVVAGAELLSASWSQADLLPHALAGEAVASGDLHPDNVAPCLFGGLVLTREMDPPDVVPIPVPSDIRCVLVHPDRVLPTREARACLPDTIPLSESVRQTAHLGAFVAGCYRDDLALIGRALRDFIVEPHRAALVPGFPDVQDAARAHDALGCSLSGAGPTLFAWCEGPDQSERVRDAMVEAFAQHDVSTEAWISPIPSEGARVAARPPADSQAS, translated from the coding sequence ATGGACGACGAAGTGACCGCATTTGCCCCTGCCTCGATGGGCAATGTCGCCGTGGGGTACGACGTGCTGGGGGGCGCCCTCAGCGGCCTCGGCGACCGGGTTACGGTGCGGCGGCTCGAAACGCCGACGGTACGGGTCGGCTCCATCACCGGGCGCGTCCCCGACCTGCCCACCACGCCCGCCGACAACACGGCCACCGTCGCCCTGCAGTCCCTTCGGGACGCCGCGGGCATGAACGGCGGGTTCGAGGTTTCTATCGAAAAGGGCATCCCGCTCGGGTCCGGGCTCGGGGGCTCGGCCGCCTCCGCCGTGGGCGCGGTCGTGGCCGGGGCCGAACTGCTTTCGGCGTCCTGGTCGCAGGCAGATTTACTGCCCCACGCGCTGGCCGGGGAGGCCGTCGCAAGCGGCGACCTGCATCCCGACAACGTCGCCCCCTGCCTGTTCGGCGGCCTCGTGCTCACCCGCGAGATGGATCCCCCGGACGTAGTGCCCATTCCGGTCCCCTCCGACATCCGTTGTGTCCTCGTCCACCCGGACCGGGTCCTCCCGACCCGGGAGGCCCGGGCGTGCCTGCCCGACACGATTCCGCTGTCCGAGTCGGTCCGGCAGACGGCCCACCTGGGTGCATTCGTGGCGGGCTGCTACCGCGACGACCTCGCGCTCATCGGGCGCGCCCTGCGCGACTTTATCGTGGAGCCCCACCGGGCCGCGCTCGTTCCCGGCTTCCCGGACGTGCAGGACGCGGCACGGGCGCACGACGCCCTGGGCTGCTCGCTCTCGGGCGCCGGCCCCACCCTGTTCGCCTGGTGCGAGGGGCCCGATCAGTCCGAACGCGTGCGGGACGCCATGGTCGAGGCCTTCGCGCAGCACGACGTGTCCACGGAGGCCTGGATCTCCCCCATTCCCTCCGAGGGGGCCCGTGTCGCCGCGCGCCCCCCTGCCGACTCGCAGGCGTCGTAG
- a CDS encoding rhomboid family intramembrane serine protease: protein MPQRTQYRPPTRVSVMPPVIKNLLILNGLFFLAQFVAAETLARSSMLASVLDLMPLYPPGTAGPDFWPWQLVSYGFLHGSFGHLFFNMFALWMFGVQIENRWGSQRFVFFYFACVIGAALTHLAFVSAPIPTVGASGGVYGILLAFGMMFPNQPIYIWFLFPIKAKWLVAGFGALELYSAVTGTQAGVANFAHLGGMVIGFLLIQYWRGKLPVQPDRVMRW from the coding sequence ATGCCGCAACGCACCCAGTACCGGCCGCCCACTCGGGTCTCGGTGATGCCGCCGGTGATTAAGAACCTCCTCATCCTCAACGGCCTGTTCTTCCTGGCCCAGTTTGTGGCGGCCGAGACGCTGGCGCGGTCCTCAATGCTGGCGAGCGTGCTGGACCTCATGCCCCTCTACCCGCCCGGCACCGCCGGTCCCGACTTCTGGCCCTGGCAGTTGGTGTCCTACGGCTTCCTGCACGGGAGCTTTGGGCACCTGTTCTTCAATATGTTCGCCCTCTGGATGTTTGGGGTTCAGATCGAAAACCGCTGGGGCTCGCAGCGATTCGTGTTTTTCTACTTCGCGTGCGTCATCGGCGCCGCCCTCACCCACCTCGCGTTCGTGAGCGCGCCGATTCCGACGGTGGGGGCCTCGGGCGGGGTGTACGGCATCCTGCTGGCCTTCGGCATGATGTTTCCGAATCAGCCAATCTACATCTGGTTTCTGTTTCCGATCAAGGCCAAGTGGCTCGTCGCCGGGTTTGGAGCGCTGGAGCTCTACTCGGCGGTCACGGGCACACAGGCGGGGGTGGCCAACTTTGCTCACCTCGGCGGCATGGTGATTGGTTTTCTCCTCATCCAGTACTGGCGGGGCAAGCTGCCGGTGCAGCCGGATCGGGTGATGCGGTGGTAA
- a CDS encoding rhomboid family protein gives MYDFKTWYYQQPPALRTIITINVVVWVALQFLNLWSTGLMFVRSHLALHPVFPDILLEPWQLVTYSFMHTGLFHIGINMLLLFWVGREFERMHGSDQFWSVYLTTAVGGALICLLLSPIAPSISGGMQGGRSIPVLGASASVLGVLTTVAILYPYKQIRLLFFGVVPLLWVVIGFLGIDALMALRPGGNTAVAAHWGGALTGFLYAKNQQGALGTLPGIGVLFRGRSSRRSGSGLWARVTGWFQSSSSSGSSSSGSAPTQRPVDTNGASAPSSGHTKEVDRILDKISEEGYDALSEEEKRTLYEASES, from the coding sequence GTGTACGACTTCAAGACGTGGTACTACCAGCAGCCGCCGGCGCTGCGCACCATCATCACGATTAACGTCGTGGTGTGGGTGGCCCTGCAGTTCCTCAACCTGTGGAGCACCGGGCTCATGTTCGTCCGGTCGCACCTGGCGCTGCACCCGGTGTTTCCGGACATCCTGCTGGAGCCCTGGCAGTTGGTGACATACAGCTTCATGCACACCGGGCTGTTCCACATCGGGATCAACATGCTCCTGCTCTTCTGGGTGGGGCGCGAGTTTGAGCGGATGCACGGGTCGGACCAGTTCTGGAGCGTCTACCTCACGACGGCCGTCGGCGGCGCGCTCATCTGCCTGCTCCTGAGCCCGATCGCGCCCAGCATTTCGGGCGGGATGCAGGGCGGGCGGAGCATTCCGGTGCTGGGGGCCTCCGCCTCGGTGCTCGGGGTCCTGACAACCGTGGCGATCCTGTACCCGTACAAGCAGATCCGACTGCTTTTCTTCGGGGTCGTGCCCCTCCTGTGGGTCGTCATTGGGTTTCTGGGCATCGACGCGTTGATGGCGCTGCGCCCTGGCGGCAACACGGCCGTCGCGGCCCACTGGGGCGGCGCGCTCACCGGCTTCCTCTATGCGAAGAATCAGCAGGGTGCCCTCGGGACGCTGCCGGGGATCGGTGTTCTGTTTCGGGGCCGCTCCTCCCGCCGCTCCGGCTCCGGGCTGTGGGCCCGCGTCACGGGCTGGTTCCAGTCCTCGTCCTCTTCGGGCTCTTCTTCCTCAGGCTCCGCCCCCACGCAGCGCCCCGTCGACACGAACGGGGCCTCGGCCCCGTCCTCCGGGCATACCAAGGAGGTGGACCGCATCCTCGACAAAATCAGTGAGGAGGGGTACGACGCGCTCAGTGAGGAGGAGAAGCGGACCCTGTACGAGGCCAGCGAGTCGTGA
- a CDS encoding penicillin-binding protein 1A, whose protein sequence is MSEWSYSDEELDQYFRDRSAREGNRPGEGSSGDEEDGHGRPTTGFRGFFHRRIADPWAAQAAAVLSVLTGLLAIGVLAGGTYVWTLTDDIPSTERLEDPTMQLATIAYTADGKELARYARQNRSWAPYDSISSHVTDALIATEDQRFYRHWGVDPQAIMAAVADILTGDFRGASTITQQLARNLYNEAVGRAVTIPRKVREMVTAVELERRYTKREILEMYLNTVSFGGNVYGIESAARTYFGRRAAELDPLQAATLVGMLRATTYYNPVRNPQNAKQRRNVVLRLMREQGAISAAYYRDHVDDPVRADYHSSRLSASLAPYFAEHVRTTLSDWATDEKYSDHPLHGRDIYGDGLRVYTTLDSKLQKLARASVEHNMTALQKVVGYQWSEPSPGLYSSSLEDYRSLTPGEDYEPFAHFWESNPEVLNDFIRQTTRYDTLRARGMGPKAAVDRLRDAPSILDSLKAAKSRLGAGLVSLDPRNGHVKVWVGGRDFETEKYDKVGTARRQPGSTFKPFTYTAAIDNGYSPYDTLLDSTFTWKDAGADTTWSPQNYDGESSGEMLTLSQGLANSKNTITARLALDLNPQTVTTYARRMGIPDETLKAVPSIALGTSNVRLLDMAAGYSTLANGGLYNEPVAITRVEDRYGNVLWESSSSPREALSKRTAYTVVDMMRGVIDYGTGVRIRTQFNLGEYDLGGKTGTTDRAADTWFMLMHPELVSGSWVGFEDQRLTFRTGFWGQGAHTALFLVGDYYRRITESDTVSLANTSFPLVEGYGAPEDTTGSPNGGRVGW, encoded by the coding sequence ATGTCTGAGTGGTCCTATTCCGACGAAGAGCTCGATCAGTACTTTCGTGACCGGTCCGCTCGGGAGGGCAATCGACCGGGGGAGGGCTCGTCGGGGGACGAAGAAGACGGACACGGGCGTCCCACCACCGGCTTCCGGGGGTTCTTTCACCGCCGGATCGCGGACCCGTGGGCGGCCCAGGCCGCCGCCGTGCTCTCCGTCCTCACGGGGCTATTGGCAATTGGGGTGCTGGCAGGCGGTACGTACGTCTGGACCCTGACCGACGACATCCCGTCGACCGAGCGCCTGGAAGACCCCACCATGCAGCTGGCCACCATCGCCTACACGGCCGACGGCAAAGAGCTGGCCCGGTACGCCCGCCAGAACCGCTCCTGGGCTCCCTACGACAGCATCTCGTCCCACGTCACCGACGCCCTCATCGCGACGGAGGACCAGCGGTTTTACAGGCACTGGGGCGTGGACCCGCAGGCCATCATGGCCGCGGTGGCCGACATCCTGACCGGCGACTTTCGGGGGGCGTCGACCATCACACAGCAGCTCGCGCGCAACCTGTACAACGAAGCGGTGGGGCGGGCCGTCACCATTCCGCGCAAGGTGCGGGAAATGGTGACGGCCGTGGAGCTGGAGCGGCGCTACACGAAGCGGGAGATCCTGGAGATGTACCTCAACACCGTGAGCTTCGGGGGAAACGTGTACGGCATCGAGTCCGCAGCCCGGACGTACTTTGGCCGGCGCGCCGCGGAGCTCGATCCCCTCCAGGCCGCCACCCTGGTGGGCATGCTGCGGGCGACCACCTACTACAACCCGGTGCGAAACCCGCAAAACGCGAAGCAACGGCGCAACGTGGTCCTGCGGCTGATGCGGGAGCAGGGCGCGATCAGCGCCGCCTACTACCGCGACCACGTTGACGACCCGGTACGGGCCGACTACCACTCCTCCCGCCTCTCTGCGAGCCTCGCCCCGTACTTTGCCGAGCACGTGCGCACCACCCTCTCGGACTGGGCCACGGACGAGAAATACAGCGACCATCCCCTCCACGGCCGCGACATCTACGGCGACGGGCTGCGGGTGTACACGACCCTCGACTCCAAGCTGCAAAAGCTGGCCCGAGCGTCGGTGGAGCACAACATGACCGCGCTCCAGAAGGTGGTGGGCTACCAGTGGAGCGAGCCCTCGCCCGGCCTCTACAGCAGCTCGCTGGAGGACTACCGGTCGCTGACGCCCGGGGAGGACTACGAGCCGTTCGCCCACTTCTGGGAGTCCAACCCCGAGGTCCTGAACGACTTCATCCGCCAGACGACCCGCTACGACACGCTTCGGGCCCGCGGGATGGGGCCGAAGGCGGCGGTGGACCGGCTCCGCGACGCCCCGTCGATTCTCGACTCGCTGAAGGCGGCGAAGAGCCGCCTGGGGGCGGGGCTCGTCTCCCTCGATCCCCGGAACGGACACGTAAAGGTGTGGGTGGGGGGGCGCGACTTCGAAACCGAGAAGTACGATAAGGTCGGGACCGCCCGGCGCCAGCCGGGGTCGACGTTCAAGCCGTTCACCTACACCGCCGCCATCGACAACGGCTACTCCCCCTACGACACGCTCCTCGACAGCACGTTTACCTGGAAAGACGCGGGGGCGGACACGACGTGGTCCCCCCAGAACTACGACGGAGAGTCCTCCGGGGAGATGCTGACCCTGAGCCAGGGGCTGGCCAACTCCAAAAACACGATCACGGCCCGGCTCGCGCTCGACCTGAACCCGCAGACGGTCACCACGTACGCCCGCCGAATGGGCATTCCGGACGAAACCCTGAAGGCGGTTCCGTCCATCGCGCTCGGCACCAGCAACGTGCGGCTGCTCGACATGGCCGCGGGCTATAGCACCCTGGCGAACGGGGGGCTCTACAACGAGCCGGTCGCCATCACGCGGGTCGAAGACCGGTACGGCAATGTGCTCTGGGAGTCGTCGTCGAGCCCCCGGGAGGCACTCTCCAAGCGAACGGCCTACACGGTCGTCGACATGATGCGGGGGGTGATCGATTACGGCACCGGCGTGCGCATCCGCACGCAGTTCAACCTTGGGGAGTACGATCTGGGCGGAAAAACGGGGACCACCGACCGGGCGGCGGACACGTGGTTCATGCTCATGCATCCCGAACTGGTGAGCGGCTCCTGGGTGGGCTTCGAAGACCAGCGACTGACCTTCCGGACGGGCTTCTGGGGGCAGGGGGCGCACACCGCGCTCTTCCTCGTCGGCGACTACTACCGGCGCATCACCGAGTCGGATACGGTGTCGCTCGCAAATACGTCCTTCCCGCTGGTGGAGGGCTACGGCGCCCCGGAGGACACGACCGGTAGCCCCAATGGCGGGCGCGTCGGGTGGTAG
- the ispE gene encoding 4-(cytidine 5'-diphospho)-2-C-methyl-D-erythritol kinase has product MPLAQDAPAKINLGLHVLRRRPDGYHDIETVLHRIDWADTITATPADTLSLTCSDPSLPTDRDNLCLQAAHRLASACDVPAGADLHLEKRVPYGAGLGSGSSDAAATLRLLARLWDVDPTSETLQEIGRTIGADVPFFLQDAPAAYATGRGDTLSPLSKDGASYRLPFSLLIAVPSAEIATPWAYDRVTPAEANRPDLRRLVLSNDLSRWDEALTNDFAPPVTTAIPAVDAARTALRATDAACVSLSGSGSAVYGLFEETAAARAALQSLKPRDLRTHLMPAPN; this is encoded by the coding sequence ATGCCCCTCGCCCAAGATGCCCCGGCCAAGATCAACCTGGGCCTCCACGTCCTCCGTCGGCGCCCCGACGGATACCACGACATCGAAACGGTCCTGCACCGGATCGACTGGGCCGATACGATTACGGCAACGCCCGCCGACACCCTCTCCCTCACATGCTCGGACCCGTCGCTTCCCACAGACAGGGACAACCTGTGCCTCCAGGCGGCCCACCGGCTCGCGTCGGCGTGTGACGTACCCGCAGGCGCCGACCTCCACCTCGAGAAGCGGGTGCCGTACGGCGCCGGCCTGGGCAGTGGATCCAGCGACGCCGCGGCCACACTCCGGCTCCTTGCGCGGCTGTGGGACGTGGACCCGACCTCCGAAACCCTCCAGGAAATCGGGCGCACGATCGGGGCCGACGTGCCGTTTTTTCTCCAGGATGCGCCGGCCGCCTACGCCACCGGACGCGGCGACACGCTTTCGCCACTTTCCAAAGACGGCGCATCGTACCGGCTGCCGTTTTCCCTGCTCATCGCCGTGCCGTCCGCCGAGATCGCCACCCCTTGGGCCTACGACCGGGTAACCCCCGCAGAGGCCAACCGGCCCGACCTACGGCGTCTCGTGCTTTCGAATGACCTGTCTCGCTGGGACGAAGCGCTCACCAATGACTTCGCCCCCCCGGTGACGACGGCCATACCGGCGGTTGACGCGGCGCGCACGGCCCTGCGGGCGACAGACGCGGCCTGCGTCTCTCTCTCCGGGTCCGGCAGTGCCGTGTACGGGCTTTTCGAAGAGACGGCCGCAGCCCGGGCGGCCCTTCAGTCACTGAAGCCGCGGGACCTCCGAACCCACCTCATGCCGGCGCCGAACTGA
- a CDS encoding L-lactate dehydrogenase, translated as MIQRRTVGIVGTGNVGTAAAYAMFNQSLASEILLLDQDTRRAEGEAMDLMHGQQLVGGITCRAVEYAALSNAQIIVLSAGASQQSPDETRLGLLQRNAEIFREIIIQLDKHAPNAILVVATNPVDVLTYICQELSSRPNRRILGTGTLLDTARFRALLGRHYGVDPRSVHAYILGEHGDSEVPIWSNATIGGQKIRGETVLGKEWEEEAMQSIFEQARDAAYEIIDRKGHTDTAIGLVIARIVRAVLEDQQNVLPVSTRPDGAYGIDDVCLSVPCVVGLEGMEKRVDPGLSDEEREALRDSARALRDSRADLTVGT; from the coding sequence ATGATTCAGCGACGCACCGTCGGCATCGTCGGCACCGGCAACGTCGGCACCGCGGCCGCCTACGCCATGTTCAACCAGAGCCTCGCCAGTGAAATCCTGCTTCTCGACCAGGATACCCGCCGGGCCGAGGGGGAGGCCATGGACCTGATGCACGGCCAGCAACTGGTGGGGGGCATCACGTGCCGCGCGGTCGAGTACGCGGCCCTCAGCAACGCCCAAATCATCGTCCTCTCGGCGGGGGCAAGTCAGCAGTCGCCGGACGAGACGCGGCTCGGGCTGCTGCAACGCAACGCGGAAATCTTCCGCGAAATTATCATCCAACTCGACAAGCACGCGCCGAACGCCATCCTCGTGGTGGCGACGAACCCCGTCGATGTGCTCACCTACATCTGCCAGGAGCTGAGCAGCCGGCCGAACCGGCGCATCCTGGGCACCGGTACGCTGCTGGACACGGCCCGCTTCCGGGCGCTGCTCGGGCGGCACTACGGCGTGGACCCTCGCTCGGTGCATGCGTACATCCTCGGGGAGCACGGCGACTCCGAGGTGCCCATCTGGAGCAACGCCACGATCGGGGGCCAGAAGATCCGCGGGGAAACCGTGCTGGGGAAGGAGTGGGAGGAAGAGGCGATGCAGTCGATTTTTGAGCAGGCGCGCGATGCGGCCTACGAAATCATCGACCGGAAGGGCCACACGGACACGGCCATCGGCCTCGTCATTGCCCGCATCGTCCGTGCCGTGCTCGAGGATCAGCAGAACGTGCTGCCCGTCAGCACACGGCCCGACGGCGCGTACGGCATCGACGACGTGTGCCTGAGCGTCCCGTGCGTCGTGGGGCTGGAGGGCATGGAGAAACGCGTGGATCCGGGGCTCAGCGACGAGGAGCGAGAGGCCCTCCGCGATTCCGCACGGGCCCTTCGCGACAGCCGCGCCGACTTAACGGTGGGGACGTAG
- a CDS encoding metallophosphoesterase family protein gives MTLLHTADIHLGFKTHGRRDPDTGLNTRLLDVRRSLEAVVQRALDADVDAFLFCGDAYHTADPTPTQQDIFVQCLRPLADADIPVVLIVGNHDHPVTFGRASSLDIFDHIAGAVHCYRKPASSVQVLDTKSGPLQLIPLPWPIRSQILAKDEYRRMSPDELRQFVEEHYVTYVQRRAAEIMEAETGITPEGTEHALSPDVPTVLAGHVTVQGAALSGSEHTTTIASEPKFTVGQLAVRPIDYVALGHVHRPQNRNEEGHPPVVYSGSIERVTFNEADEDKGVQLVDIDPARDPVTHTTFVETPARPFVAVSVDARDADDPTERVLAAIQERDVADAIVRVRYRVREEQVAQVDPERLREALAAADTVAGIERTVDPADRKRRTAVTRESGLEEAVRQYVGQHDELSGLEEDLVEAALALEAGLEADEANPG, from the coding sequence GTGACGCTGCTCCACACCGCGGACATCCACCTGGGGTTCAAGACCCACGGACGCCGCGATCCGGACACGGGCCTGAACACGCGGCTCCTCGACGTGCGGCGCTCGTTGGAGGCCGTGGTCCAGCGTGCCCTCGACGCCGACGTGGACGCGTTTCTGTTCTGTGGGGACGCCTACCATACCGCCGACCCCACCCCCACGCAACAGGACATTTTTGTCCAGTGCCTCCGGCCCCTCGCCGACGCGGACATTCCGGTCGTGCTGATCGTGGGCAATCACGACCACCCCGTCACGTTCGGCCGCGCCTCGTCGCTCGACATTTTCGACCACATCGCCGGCGCGGTGCATTGCTACCGCAAGCCGGCGTCCAGCGTCCAGGTCCTCGACACGAAAAGCGGGCCGCTTCAACTCATCCCGCTGCCCTGGCCCATCCGGAGCCAAATCCTTGCAAAGGACGAGTACCGCCGCATGTCGCCGGATGAGCTTCGGCAGTTCGTGGAGGAGCACTACGTGACCTACGTCCAGCGCCGGGCGGCCGAGATCATGGAGGCGGAGACGGGCATTACGCCCGAGGGCACCGAGCATGCCCTGTCGCCCGACGTGCCCACCGTGCTGGCGGGACACGTGACCGTGCAGGGGGCCGCCCTGTCCGGCTCGGAGCACACCACCACGATCGCGTCGGAGCCGAAGTTCACCGTGGGGCAGCTTGCCGTACGTCCCATCGACTACGTGGCCCTGGGCCACGTGCACCGGCCGCAGAACCGCAACGAGGAGGGCCATCCCCCCGTCGTGTATTCCGGCAGCATCGAGCGCGTGACGTTCAACGAGGCCGATGAGGACAAGGGGGTTCAACTGGTCGACATCGACCCGGCGCGCGACCCGGTTACCCACACCACCTTTGTCGAGACGCCGGCCCGCCCGTTCGTGGCGGTTTCGGTCGACGCCCGGGACGCGGACGATCCGACCGAACGGGTGCTGGCGGCGATCCAGGAGCGCGATGTCGCCGACGCCATCGTGCGGGTCCGGTACCGCGTGCGGGAGGAGCAGGTGGCGCAGGTCGACCCCGAACGGCTCCGGGAGGCCCTTGCGGCCGCCGACACGGTCGCCGGGATCGAACGCACGGTGGACCCGGCCGACCGCAAGCGCCGGACGGCCGTCACGCGCGAGTCCGGACTCGAGGAGGCGGTGCGCCAGTACGTGGGGCAGCATGACGAGCTGTCCGGACTGGAGGAGGACCTCGTGGAGGCGGCCCTGGCGCTCGAGGCGGGGCTGGAGGCCGACGAGGCGAACCCTGGGTGA
- a CDS encoding UDP-2,3-diacylglucosamine diphosphatase, with translation MVLFVSDMHFGRGARSAERTKEAALVECLKAHASDIDHLYLLGDVFDGYIEYRHLVPKGFVRFQGLLARWTDRGIPVTYLLGNHDPWHQDHFSEELGVTLIPDSIEATHFGRRLHLAHGDGLAATDPPRSWVRALLRHPVPVRLYRSLLPADIGLGLARWVSRRLHDPDETDAATPARLRTQAHRLLRHEALDGVVLGHGHEPALDRGPDGVYLNTGNWYERRTFARLDEAGLRLQHWNGTRAQSIESVPS, from the coding sequence GTGGTTCTCTTTGTTTCCGACATGCACTTTGGGCGCGGGGCCCGCTCGGCGGAGCGGACGAAGGAGGCGGCGCTCGTCGAGTGCCTGAAGGCCCACGCGTCGGACATCGACCATCTGTACCTGCTGGGCGACGTGTTTGACGGGTACATCGAATATCGCCACCTCGTCCCGAAAGGGTTCGTTCGGTTTCAAGGCCTGCTTGCGCGCTGGACCGATCGGGGGATTCCGGTGACGTACCTGCTCGGCAACCACGATCCGTGGCACCAGGATCACTTCTCGGAGGAGTTGGGGGTCACGCTCATTCCCGACTCGATCGAGGCGACCCACTTCGGGCGACGCCTCCACCTCGCGCACGGCGACGGCCTGGCGGCAACCGACCCGCCGCGCTCCTGGGTGCGGGCCCTGCTCCGCCATCCGGTGCCGGTGCGGCTCTACCGGTCGCTGCTGCCCGCGGACATCGGGCTTGGCCTTGCGCGCTGGGTGAGCCGGCGGCTCCACGACCCGGACGAGACGGACGCGGCCACGCCGGCCCGCCTCCGAACACAGGCCCACAGGCTCCTCCGGCACGAGGCGCTGGACGGGGTCGTGCTGGGGCACGGCCACGAACCGGCCCTGGACCGCGGCCCGGACGGGGTGTATCTCAACACCGGCAACTGGTACGAACGACGGACCTTTGCCCGTTTGGACGAGGCGGGGCTGCGCCTCCAGCACTGGAACGGCACGCGCGCTCAGAGCATTGAATCCGTTCCGTCGTGA
- the ispG gene encoding flavodoxin-dependent (E)-4-hydroxy-3-methylbut-2-enyl-diphosphate synthase, producing the protein MERPRRSSRPVQVGDVQIGGGAPISVQTMTVSKTHEVETTLEEIERVADAGADIVRVAVPRPEDADALEDIVQGAPVPVVADIHFNYQYALKAIEAGIHKVRINPGNIGKREWEREVLEAAKEAGVPIRIGVNSGSLEEDILDKHGYPKPQALFESAMRHVEVCRRNDFEDIVISVKHSDPYMMIQAYRKVAEETDYPLHLGVTESGSLDTGTVKSSIGIGSLLADGIGDTIRVSLAADPVEEVKVGHRILKSLGIGRPGVNIIACPTCGRLVGDLFSVVEEVEEAVAEKSFDKNLDVALMGCAVNGPGEAEGADLGVSLGRGRAHFFKHGEVVDTVPEDEIVDTVLEAIENWDEEDESGDEDPAAGATGDGAPTGDEAADEDAAEATGVTKPDLPTS; encoded by the coding sequence ATGGAACGTCCTCGTCGCTCGTCCCGCCCCGTTCAGGTTGGTGATGTCCAAATCGGAGGCGGGGCGCCGATCTCCGTGCAAACCATGACCGTCTCGAAGACGCACGAGGTGGAGACGACCCTCGAAGAAATTGAGCGGGTGGCGGACGCGGGCGCCGACATCGTGCGCGTGGCCGTGCCCCGTCCCGAAGACGCCGACGCGCTCGAAGACATCGTGCAGGGGGCGCCCGTGCCCGTCGTGGCCGACATTCACTTCAACTACCAGTACGCCCTCAAGGCCATCGAGGCGGGCATCCACAAGGTGCGCATCAACCCCGGTAACATCGGGAAGCGCGAGTGGGAACGCGAGGTGCTGGAGGCCGCAAAGGAGGCCGGCGTCCCGATCCGGATTGGCGTCAACTCCGGCTCCCTGGAGGAGGACATCCTCGACAAGCACGGCTACCCCAAGCCGCAGGCCCTCTTCGAGAGCGCGATGCGCCACGTGGAGGTCTGCAGGCGCAACGACTTCGAGGACATCGTCATCTCGGTGAAGCACTCCGACCCCTACATGATGATTCAGGCCTACCGCAAGGTGGCCGAGGAGACGGACTACCCGCTGCACCTAGGCGTCACAGAGAGCGGCAGTCTCGACACCGGCACGGTCAAGAGCTCCATCGGCATCGGCTCGCTGCTGGCCGACGGCATTGGCGACACGATTCGCGTCTCCCTCGCCGCCGACCCGGTGGAGGAGGTGAAGGTGGGGCACCGCATTCTCAAGTCGCTAGGGATCGGGCGGCCCGGCGTCAATATCATCGCGTGCCCCACCTGCGGGCGGCTCGTGGGCGATCTCTTCTCGGTCGTGGAAGAGGTCGAAGAGGCCGTGGCCGAGAAGAGCTTCGACAAGAACCTCGACGTGGCCCTCATGGGCTGCGCCGTCAACGGCCCCGGCGAGGCCGAAGGGGCCGACCTCGGCGTTTCTCTGGGACGGGGCCGCGCGCACTTCTTCAAGCACGGCGAGGTGGTGGACACCGTCCCGGAGGACGAAATCGTGGATACTGTCCTGGAGGCCATCGAGAACTGGGACGAGGAGGACGAGTCGGGCGACGAGGACCCCGCCGCGGGCGCCACCGGAGACGGCGCCCCGACAGGCGACGAGGCCGCCGACGAAGACGCCGCGGAGGCGACCGGCGTCACCAAGCCGGACCTTCCGACGTCGTAG